The window AGATTCTTAGACGCATGTTTATTTTCTAAGTGTGTAGAATCAGGAGCTGCTGACTAGGCAGGGTTTCCTGGTAACATCCTGGTTGGCAGTAGTTGTGCCTTGCTGGAAAACCTTCTCCCAGATATCAAGGCAGAGAGAAATGATTACAATATTTGAAAACTCTTTGAATTGTTAGGTGTGTTTTGTAGCAACTAACGTTCCCTGACATGGATTAAGCATGcaactgttttaaaaaagaattttaaagaaaaattgaagttATGCTTGAAACTAACAAACCCAAGTTCAGTATTTCTATTCGAAAGCCTCGCATTAACTCAATtcttctgctcctcctccccatctcaaCAAAAGATTTACATTGGCTATAAAGCAATAACTAGAACATTGTAATGGTGTGCATTGGCCCTTTGGTCCCCAAAGAGGGGGACCCCGATAGCTGACCCCCTCCTCAATGATCCCACTTAAAGAGGGGCTGCATTACCATGACCTAtgagctacagtaatacaaataataaatagtaatgagAGATTGTATTGAttagaagccaggagaagttgccTTTGGGAGCTATATAAGGGCTATCCTGCTCATTGGCTTATGTGCTTTGTGTTTTTGAAGTTTACTGATTTTAAAGCTTTACAGAATGAATGCAGCTAGAGATTTTTTGCCAAGATTATATTTTGATTAAGCTGAAACCCCAGAGAGAGGTTTTTGCATTTAACCCCTTCTCTAGCTGCTTAGCGCCCGACGCAGTCACAAACTTCGTTCTGTTGTAGTTTCTTAACATACAACTCTTGCTATCAAATCACAAGTTGCATAACCAGAAATTTAAAGGTGGTTTTAAATAGGTTTTAGTTATCTGATTGCCATTGACTTTGGGAGTCCTATTGCTAAACCACTGCACAACTCTTGGTTGCCTTTTATTatgaaggataaacaaaaatgtaTCCAATAGATGACACAACTACTCTGGATACTTTTCTCTCCATGATGCGAACTACATTAATAGcatatttctattaaagaaaggTCCCACTGTATAGTACAGGACTAGTAGTAATGCCCCAGATCTCATATAAATCACcatggcttgttttattttaattttttttttacgtgATACAGTATTataaatggaaaaatacaaagTCTTAACTAAGTTATGAAAACTGCTATTGCACAATCCACTGAATTCTTATAACTGATACCAGTGAGTTTAAGTTGAGATGGAAAACTTCCAAAACAGtcctattaaaattaaattaaccagaGAGCATATATATTTTGACGAACTTTACAATAGAATTTAGACTGTATTTTAagttttaaatacacctctaccccgaaataacgctgttctcaggagccaaaaaatcttactgcgttatatccgaattcgtgctatattgggtcgcgttatatcggggtagaggtgtactctgcTTCTGGTAAtgtctcccttcccttcctccttccccttgcCCCAGAATGTCTTGCAGTGATAAAAGTGGAATGTGCTGAATTAATGCACATAACATTTTATGTACTTTATATGGATTTCTTTCTGAAAGTAATTTGCTTTTACTCCATTCATACACAGCTCTTCCTGTGTTTAAATACAGCTCAAGCTAAAACGCGTTCTAAGAAAGTATGAGAAGCTGATAGTTTTCTTCACTGAGCGTTCTTTAATATCTTCCACTAGTGCACTACCACTAACTGGTGCTACCAGTGGTGGGAGTGCTAGTGTAGCTCAGTTGCTGATGTTTTTGCCACTATATTGTCTAATCCTGCTTAAAGCAAGTCTAGACAACGTGATGGTATAAATGTCACTGCACTAGTGCTACTGCTGTTAGTATGAGACTTTACAGAAGAGCTCAACATAAGTGTAAAAGTCAGTGTAAACATTGCCTGGGTCCaaactgtatttaaaaacatttccctgtgggttttttttttaaacattgtttttaaaatggcttgGCTTTACTGACCGGCCAAACAGTGTTAGATGAACCTTGTGTATAAATACAATGATAAGTCCAGTATAGTGAAAACTCAATGTGTGAAATAAATATACATTCTGGAAAAATtggcaaatattttatttttgggaATCCTGTGTCTTCAGCAGATCACTTTCTGAAAATTCtttcttttaggaaaaaaaaaaaacagattttttttttttttttaatgctgagtTTTCTTATTGTGGGATGGGAAACTAATTTGTCTTATGTTTTCCTTTACAGTGTGGGGAAAAAGGAAAACCTATCTACAGCATTCATTGGTGGTTCTCCAAACAGCATTTGACCTTGCTAGAAATTCGTCATGCAGCCACCTCCACAGACAGTTCCAGCAGGGGTTGGTGGACCGCCGCCTCCTGCAGGAATTGCTCGGAACACGTATTGGCGAAACAGCCCATTTAGTAGACGGGCAAATGCACCAGTCTCAGGAGCAACTGCCCCGGTGCAGCCTGTGACGGACCCTTTTGCATTTGGCAGGCAAACTCCACAAGGTTCCCTGTTAGGTAATCCATCCAAAGGCAATCCCCTGGTTATGCCAGGTCCTGCTCCATCAGTGTTTCCTCATCCAGCTGGTGTGCATTGTTCTCAATCATATGCAGGGGATAATTCTCATGGACTGCCTACATCTTTACCAACATCTGTATCTCAACCAGAAATAACTTCAAATACATTTTCTAATGTGGTGACTCCTTCATCACCAGCACATATTATAAATAGCACTGCAGAAATGCATCAAATGCATCCAAATGCAGAACATAACTCTTCAGCACAGTCGCTTTATAATACAGGAGCAGCACATGAAAGTTCTCTCAGTGGACATCCGGCTATGGCGCATGTGGCAAACAGACCCCTAAGCAGGCAAGATATTAATAGGGATCCAAGCAACACTAGTTCAGTGCCTACAGTAGCACCATTCCTCCCTCCACCTCAGTGGAGACCCGTTCACGAAAACCTGCAGCCTCAAGTTCAGAACTACTGGCCCTACACTGAGCCACCTTCTCCGAATGCAGTTTATAGCGTTTCTCACTCTTCAGCTGTTATGTCCCATCTTCCTCCCCAAGCAAATCTGCATCAGGGGCCTGTACATCAACATATTCCACAAAATACCGGGCAAGCTCCTTTGCCCATTGGTGgtgaaaagaatgagataagCAGCTTCCCAGTTGCCAACCACCATATGAACAGCTTTCAGCCTGAAAATATGTTTAGACAGAATATAAGAATGACTAATCCTTGGCCAAGTCAACCTTACCAAGAACAGTTTTACCCACAGCCTCTTTTACCAGACTCTGGTTTTGTTAATCCCATCACTCAAGAAAATAAGCCACAAAAACAATCTCAAAATGTGTCTGAAACGCCAAGTGGACATACATCCACAAATGCAGATTCAGGAACTCTCTCCATGTTTTTCAAAGGGGATGAGGCAGAAAATGAAGAAATTCTTTCATCAGAAAAAAATGATCTGTCCGGTAAAGCTAACTATGATGCTTGTCAGGTAAATTCAGGGCATATGTATCACCAAccactgcatcctcagcaagcTGCAGCTAGTGTTCTCTCTCAACCACAGATTAGCACAAGCTCAGCTAATGAGGCAGTGCAAAAGGGAATGGATGtccaatatttttctaaaactataaGCAGCCAGCATGAGACACAGACCAGTAAAAACTCTATGTATATTAGTGATGACAAAGCAAATGTTAGCAAAGCTCGTGAGAATGTTGGGTCGCATTATGAAAATGTTGAGAACCTGGAATGCATTCAGAATCAAGAAGTTCTGCCAAGCGAACCACAGAATATTAATCGCTCATCCCCAAGTGTAGGTTCTGATCTGTACAGATATGGGTCACTGCCAGGGCAGTTGCCTCCAAAGAACACCGTTGTGAGCCATGCGGAAAGAGGACCAAATCTAGAGGCACCCGATTCGTTACCTCATCCTGTCCGATCCGATAGTGTATCCTCAAACTACAGTAACATAAGCCACAAGAGTCTTTCTAGTTCAACAAGACCTCAAGAGCTTGTTGGTACATTTATTCAGCAAGAAAGCGGGAAGCCTGATGAGGAGTCCTCTGCCAGTTTCTTTAAGCAGATTGACTCCTCTCCTTTGGGAGGAGATTCGAGTGAGCCAAATGTCAGCAAGAATTACCATAGTAATCTGTCCCAGCCTCCAACTCCAAGTCCCCCCAAACCTACGGGAATATTTCAGACAAGTGCAAATAGTTCTTTTGAACCAGTAAGGTCCCATGGGGTTGGGGTAAAACCTGCAGAGGTTGACCAAGCGAAGATGGTGGTTGAACTAAGAGAGAACCACCCAAACCAAAAGAATACTAAGAAAAGTACAGCTATGCCAGCTGCCTCACCAGGTAATCTTGAACAGCCGCCAGATAACCTGGAAACTATTTTCATGCCCCAAATACATCCGTTGCCTCTTACAGTCACTGGTGAACCTGGAAACATGTTGCAGCCTGCTAGTGGACCTGTTGTGGAAAACATACAATCGGTACCTGAGAAAAGACCCTCAACAAGAGCACAGGGAGCAACTAAAAAGTGTGAGAGTCCAGCAACAACTCTCTGGGCTCACAATGAGTTACCTAACTTTGGGGGCAATGTTCTTCTAGCCCCTGCTGCTCCTGCAGTGTATGTACCTGCCAAACAGACAGTGGAAATTATTCAACCGCCTGAAGAAGGGCTGTCTAGTCAGCAGCCAAGTAAACCAGAGTGTGTTCCTGTGCAACCATCCCAGCATGGAAATGCATCTTCTGAAAACCTTGAGAATCCTCCCaaaatgggggaagaggaggcacTTCAGTCTCAGGCAAGTTCAGGTTATGCAAGTTTGTTGTCTTCTCCACCCACGGAGTCTCTGCAAAATCACCCTATCTTGATTGCCCAGCCTAATCAAAGCTATAATTTGGCTCAGCCAattaatttttctctttctttatgTAATCAGCTAACCAGGAATGAAAATCATCTTTCACTGAAAGATCCTGGAGTTGAAGATAAACCTGTAACAGGACTCCAAGCTCCACATGGTGGTGGGATCCTCTCTGGGGAAAATGTGCCACTGTCTGTGATGCAGGTTGGATCTTCAGTTAATACACCTCCATCTTCTAATCTGTCACATTCTAATTTATTACAAAGCCCTGTTAATTCTTCAGAAATCACCTCAAATCAATCCACAAATTTGTTGATGCAACCTCCATCTCAAACTCCAATTAATTTGGCTCCAGAAGGTAAAAAGAATGTTAATTCAGAAGGTTGTCTGCCTGAATTTGCTAGTAAACCAGGATCTAACTCAGCTGTTTCTCCTGGGACAAATCTCCCCAGTGGAAATGCAAGTGTGTTGTTAGTCCCACCAGTGAATACCATGGTGCCTAATAATAATTCTACAAATGACTCCCATAGTCATGAAGAAACTTCTGGAGCACTCGATTTTACAGTAACACGGACACTGGACAAAAGCAAGACCAGTAATCCTGTACAGATGCATAATCCATTACTTCCTTGTGGTCCAATATTTCCTCAGCAACCAGTCAATCATGCTAGCCAGGTGGAGCCAGACACACATGACAAACAACATTTCTATCAACAGGTAACAAAAGATGTGCAGCTTCAGGCTCCATCAGACAGAGCCACACAGGGGGCATTGCTTTCTCAGCAACAAAAGCAAGCTGCTCAAATGCCACAAACAGTACCTTCTGGGCAGTCCTTGGTTCCTTCAAATTATCAGATGGCTTCAGGAATTAAACCTACCCAAGCACCACAGCGACAAGAGAATCAGGTGCCAACTAATAGGTATTATCCAGCGGGTCCCCCAGAGGGTAGTTCAACACAGCCACCAACAAGCTATAGTCAAACAAGTCCTGATAAACAACCATTTTCTGGTCAGTCATTGAGTGCTCCAACTTCATCAGCATCTGTTACCACCAGTCATCCAGCCATGCCAACCATGCAACAAGACCAGAATCCACCACCTTCTCAGACTCCTCAGGATGCCTGTGGGCCACCACAAAACCCCTACTACTATTACAGACATCCTTATGATGCTTATCAGACTCCATATCCACAGCCTTACCCTGCCCTGGATCCTAGAACGGCAGCTCATCTCTATTACCAGGTAGAGCAGgaacttttttctcttctttcataATTGTATTGATGTATTTAGTAACTTCATTATGATGCAAAGACAAAAAGAAGTGTTTGAAGTGATCAAGAATATAGCATTTATCTTGAAAGATTCACTTTATATTTCATTATAGAGAAATCACAATGTCTAACATAATGCAAGAACTCAACAAAACTGTAGGTAATGGGAAAACCTTTGGAAGGATTTTTTGGTAACGTTTTCATTACTAACTGGCAGCTTTAAAGCTAACAAACATGATGCATATCTGATGTCAGAAAGCAGAATCAAAATTCATAGAAAAATCAGTTTACAATCAGGAGTGTGAAAACCCAAACGTATAAAGACAGAACTGAAATGGTGGATAAATTATAAACAGATTAAAGATAGGAAATGAGTATTAATACTGTTAGCAGTCACTGTCACTCCTGGAAGTTATCTGAACACTGTTTTCTTGGTCTGTGTGAAAAAGATGGTGGTTTCAACTTTGTCCTAGTGGGACGGATGTCCAAATCCTAAAAATGCCCTACCTCCCAGGTTGGGACTATTGACAATTTCAGAAGTATTTTCTTAAATTGGGTTTTAAGGCACATTGACAGGCAACAGTGTAGCCATCTGTATCCTTTGTGGCAAGATCATGTACTTCAGTATCCATGGCTGTCAATACAGCATCTTTCGTGGGTGCTAATTTCAGTTTTTTAaggtggtggggagaggaagaaggGAAATTGAGTGGTCAGAAAGGGGTTAGCCAtagcaaaatgtgtgtgtgtgtgtggggggggtgtttgggttttttttattccatGTCAGATTTTCAAACAATTTAACTTACTAGTTGGTAATATATAAACCTCTCTTCTCGAGGATGATGGCTATGGACAATATGGTCCCCGCTACCAGCACTATGATAGAAGCAATGCTGCCTATGTGGAGCCTGGTGGTTATCGATATGCTGAGCCTGAGCGTCCTAGTTCCAGAGCTAGTCAGTGCTCTGATCGACCTCCTTCTAGGTATGTAATTACGGAACTATGCAAAGGTTGAGTGTGTGTCCTGATGGATTACATTTAATTATGCATAATGAACTTTTATCTTGTGTAGTTCACAGTAGGGACCTAGGTGGTGGAAATGAGTCTGTCAATATTGACAAAACATTCTACAATTTAAATTATACATGCTATTAAACACATAATCCAAAAGTATGAATTGCTGATTGTTTGCTGCTTTTAGAGGTGAGGGAACACAATGCCATGTATAAAATGACAATGATATGATTGCGGTCATCTCCTTACTGCTCCTTAAGCTTTCCTTCATGCCCATTTGTAGGCTGTCATTACTGTCTTCCCATTAGAGGGGGCTCAACAATAGATTCAGTCCTGATATTACCTATTTTCCGTCTGTCCACTGAGAGAGCAGTGCAGGTTACAGCCTCTTATTAGAGTTTAAGAGTAACATTTACAAAGCTGTgtgtaagggctggtccacactaacccccccacttccaactaagatacgcaacttcagctacgtgaataacgtagctgaagtcgaagtatcttagttggaacttactgcgggtccacacgtggcaggcaggctcccccgtcgactccgcgtactcctctcgcggagcaggagtaccggtgtcgacggcaagcacttctgggcgcgatccgggatcgatttattgcatttagacaagacgcgataaatcgatcccagaagatcgattgcttaccgccggacccggaggtaagtatagatgtaccctaagagggAAATTCTCCAATCCTGTTAACAAATGGCATTTCTGCATGTACCTCCTGGGATTTGCTTTTGAAAACATACCAGTACATGCTGCCTATTGAGAGACAGATTTTTGTTCTCAGCTGGGGGAGAGGATGTGAGTCAGATGAAAAAGTCCACAATTCTGCATCAGGTCAACTTTTCCACTGATGACCTTCACTGTGGTGGTGATAAGCTCTATCCAATTAACTAATAAAATAGCGTAGAGTTGTGGGAGGGGATGTGGCAAAACAAGCTTGAAATAAGGGAATGAATTGAAATTACTAATGTCAATCAAGAAGCAGCCAGTTTCCTTTTTCAAGGGTAACTAATTTATAGTGAATATTACATGAGTGATTTGTATGACTTTTTCATCTATCATAAGATATTGCTGTAGCAACGACATGTAAATTAGAAGTCGACAGGCTTTGAGAGAATGGATTGTCCTCTGGAAAGCATGAACCTCCCACCAGTTGCCATCAGCTATATTTTCAGTAATTCTGCTATGGAACCTCCTTTACCTGGAATAATACGTATTGACAGCCTCTAAAAGGGAATGGAGGAAGTTATGGGTTTAAGGAGCAGTACAAACAGCTGCAATAGTCTTGTGCACATCTGAACCTCCAAAAACATAGTGAGAATTTGTGGTGAGTTGAGTTAATGGGATTGCTTTCTCTTGATAGCACTGTTCTCAGTGCACATCATCACTCTTACAGATAGTATTTCAAAGCTCCTTGGAATCACAGCCTTGTAAAATTATTCTTGCCCTCTCActgtaaatatctttaaaagagATGAATAAAATTTAGTCTCTTTATCGTAATAGAGAGCAGACAAGTAGATTTTTGTTTGGGTTGATAAATTTTCCTGACCATTTGTGCAATTACACAACTTTACTGTTCCTTCTGTCTAAATGTTTGTAATGCTTTTATAAAATTCATATCTACCCTGCTAAGACtgagcaaaaataaatatttttttttatttttaaccaaaataaCAGATTTCTTCTATTAAAAATCAGTGTTTTATTGCAGAATCCTTGACTTAACTCATGGTCCTGGCTCACAATGGTaggttaagtatcagggggtactGATACTTAACCTACTCAGGGGTAATGGtaggttaaaattttcaaaagacacAAATGGGAATTGGTTGCCTTAgctcccttttgaaaatctttcccaAAGTAGTCCAGGTTGACAAAATCTTATCAGATCAAATTCACTCCTGCAAGAGTGGATGCTGTCTTTACAAGCTTCCCACTCACTGCTATGCTGCTTGCACCTCTCTTCACCTATTCAGACActcactgagggcaggtcttcactacgggggggggggtggggtggggtggggtgtcggtcgatttaagatacgcaaattcagctacgtgaatagcatggctgaattcgacgtatcggagccgacttaccccgctgtgaggacggcggcaaaatcaacctccgcagctccccgtcgacggcgcttactcccacctccgctggtggagtaagagcgtcgatttggggatcgattgtcacgtcccgacgagacgcgataattcgatccccgagagatcgatttctacccgccgattcaggcgggtagtgtagacctagccttagtgtaCACTACCAATTATGTGATGGGTTTGTGGTGTGGACAGAGACTTTCAGATTCATTTAATTGGTGGCATTGGTTGctaaaaaattaatcctgcaGAAATGGAAAAGTCGATCCCCACCAAACATTTGTGCCTGGTTCAGTAATATGGCTGACCTCGCATGAGTGGCTCTAGAGCTGAGAATAGTTATCTCAATACCTAGTTAGCTATACTGGAAGCCTCAGTAGAGAAGCCAGTAAGAATGCCAGTTGTAGTAATGGCTTTTGTGATGTGTTTAATTGTCCATAAGTGACTGGACTGACCACCAGATCTGTTCAAAAGCCACTTAAGCTATTATACGGTAACACCTTTCAGTCGCTGATGGTATGGAATGATTTGAATTAATGATCTGGTATATAGGCTCTAGTTCCCTGAACCTTCCACTTCCTgtaaatgcaatttttaaaaaaactataacACTAAATATTCTGTTGTGATAGTGAGTATAACCATCATCAGCTGTGTGTATCCTCTAACACTTTAAGAATAGTCACTATGCCTCTTTTAATCATGGTATTTTATCTCCcgtatttttttcctctttcagacAGGGATATACTGAAGATTATTATAATCCGAAAAGTGGTTGGAATGATTACTATGCAGACTACTATGCAAACCCATATAATTATGGAGGTACAGTTAGACAATGAATTCTAAATTTTTCTGAGTTTAGTTGGTTCACAAAAAACATGGGAAGTGTAATAAAATTAGCATCAGAGAACTATTATAAAACTAAATTTGTGGTCTTTTCCTGAAATAGTGATATTGTCATATTTTCCACAGCTAATGAGAATAAAGCTTTCAGTTTGTGGAAAACTGAACCTCCTGCATTGCAGTTGTCCTTAATGCTTTGCTGTCATCTCTATATCCTTGGTTCAGTAGGAGGAAAAAGCAGAGAATTAAGTTTGAATTCATTGTTTTGATTCCCTATTTGACAATGAGGAAAATGGTCAAACTTTTCTTTTGCCTTAATTTATCACGGTAAAATTATATGGTGGCACATGTATGGGATTGCTTGCTATAGTGTACAACATATATCACTGTGCCCAC is drawn from Chrysemys picta bellii isolate R12L10 chromosome 18, ASM1138683v2, whole genome shotgun sequence and contains these coding sequences:
- the SEC16A gene encoding protein transport protein Sec16A isoform X5 produces the protein MQPPPQTVPAGVGGPPPPAGIARNTYWRNSPFSRRANAPVSGATAPVQPVTDPFAFGRQTPQGSLLGNPSKGNPLVMPGPAPSVFPHPAGVHCSQSYAGDNSHGLPTSLPTSVSQPEITSNTFSNVVTPSSPAHIINSTAEMHQMHPNAEHNSSAQSLYNTGAAHESSLSGHPAMAHVANRPLSRQDINRDPSNTSSVPTVAPFLPPPQWRPVHENLQPQVQNYWPYTEPPSPNAVYSVSHSSAVMSHLPPQANLHQGPVHQHIPQNTGQAPLPIGGEKNEISSFPVANHHMNSFQPENMFRQNIRMTNPWPSQPYQEQFYPQPLLPDSGFVNPITQENKPQKQSQNVSETPSGHTSTNADSGTLSMFFKGDEAENEEILSSEKNDLSGKANYDACQVNSGHMYHQPLHPQQAAASVLSQPQISTSSANEAVQKGMDVQYFSKTISSQHETQTSKNSMYISDDKANVSKARENVGSHYENVENLECIQNQEVLPSEPQNINRSSPSVGSDLYRYGSLPGQLPPKNTVVSHAERGPNLEAPDSLPHPVRSDSVSSNYSNISHKSLSSSTRPQELVGTFIQQESGKPDEESSASFFKQIDSSPLGGDSSEPNVSKNYHSNLSQPPTPSPPKPTGIFQTSANSSFEPVRSHGVGVKPAEVDQAKMVVELRENHPNQKNTKKSTAMPAASPGNLEQPPDNLETIFMPQIHPLPLTVTGEPGNMLQPASGPVVENIQSVPEKRPSTRAQGATKKCESPATTLWAHNELPNFGGNVLLAPAAPAVYVPAKQTVEIIQPPEEGLSSQQPSKPECVPVQPSQHGNASSENLENPPKMGEEEALQSQASSGYASLLSSPPTESLQNHPILIAQPNQSYNLAQPINFSLSLCNQLTRNENHLSLKDPGVEDKPVTGLQAPHGGGILSGENVPLSVMQVGSSVNTPPSSNLSHSNLLQSPVNSSEITSNQSTNLLMQPPSQTPINLAPEGKKNVNSEGCLPEFASKPGSNSAVSPGTNLPSGNASVLLVPPVNTMVPNNNSTNDSHSHEETSGALDFTVTRTLDKSKTSNPVQMHNPLLPCGPIFPQQPVNHASQVEPDTHDKQHFYQQVTKDVQLQAPSDRATQGALLSQQQKQAAQMPQTVPSGQSLVPSNYQMASGIKPTQAPQRQENQVPTNRYYPAGPPEGSSTQPPTSYSQTSPDKQPFSGQSLSAPTSSASVTTSHPAMPTMQQDQNPPPSQTPQDACGPPQNPYYYYRHPYDAYQTPYPQPYPALDPRTAAHLYYQDDGYGQYGPRYQHYDRSNAAYVEPGGYRYAEPERPSSRASQCSDRPPSRQGYTEDYYNPKSGWNDYYADYYANPYNYGDPSRWERYPSAYDSRYRDPRSYDQRYWYDTEQNLYQKREAYPYDNRQDRYEDHWRYDPRFAGSFDDETEPHRDPYGDEFDRRSVHSEHSAHSLRSSHSVHSHQSSFSSRSQQSQVYRSNHDLTANAYETTTQPVSLHTDYPYGGYPANFDGQQPFTDYGYSAETGWPSVEQVPSRPSTPEKFLVPHICARFGPGGHLTKVLPNLPSEGQPALVEIHSMETMLQHMPEQEEMRAFPGPLAKDDTHKVDVINFAQNKATQCFQNENLIDKESASLLWDFIVLLCRQNGTVVGTDIAELLLRDHKTVWLPGKSPNEANLIDFTNEALEQVEEESVEAQLSFLTDSLITTIDSLERETERFRELLLYGRKKDALESAMKHGLWGHALLLASKMDSRTHARVMTRFANSLPINDPLQTVYQLMSGRMPAASTCCGDEKWGDWRPHLAMVLSNLTNNMDVESRTITTMGDTLASKGLLDAAHFCYLMAQIGFGVYTKKTTKLVLIGSNHSLPFLKFATNEAIQRTEAYEYAQSLGTQPCCLPNFQVFKFIYACRLAEMGLAAQAFHYCEVISKTVLKNPYYYSPVLISQLIQISSQLRLFDPQIKEKPEQELFIEPSWLVRLRHLDGQIKDGTIAYNADRSTPQQYACSTPSSELDHISQCDGTGTGQDMGPATENPLLASLLPNMVHPMQGVQLMPSAPQTILEGSAAMTPPSQQETGGGVSFYPVAPPSIGPGSGFAPPGFPNQYGAEQSSLYLGSAVPPGGPPPHAAEPRPEEQLNQETAMQRIPQESPIQKTFPEQREEDFYGKMATMAPGRRSRSTSQSSAHMGYGRRSRTTSESSTHSIGRERCNSAAKQPSPPPPSIPEGKETNKEIRKEPAARKSGANWLRWLMGKGKNEAHLPDDKNKSIVWDEKKQRWVNLDEPEEESKPPPPPPAGFPKAPQTAPPGPGGPPGVNMFSRKAGTRARYVDVLNPSGAKPSGAVPAPSDLFAPLAPMPIPANLFVPNSVPEEQQPMDGSGAREQTLSANQVSTDATTEPQYLNSTMLPPGSELPGSNPDGSQSGEPLHSVPPSGGPPAGTVQFYNPSQFAQSPATTGSSRLGRIGQRKYPTLK
- the SEC16A gene encoding protein transport protein Sec16A isoform X12, with translation MQPPPQTVPAGVGGPPPPAGIARNTYWRNSPFSRRANAPVSGATAPVQPVTDPFAFGRQTPQGSLLGNPSKGNPLVMPGPAPSVFPHPAGVHCSQSYAGDNSHGLPTSLPTSVSQPEITSNTFSNVVTPSSPAHIINSTAEMHQMHPNAEHNSSAQSLYNTGAAHESSLSGHPAMAHVANRPLSRQDINRDPSNTSSVPTVAPFLPPPQWRPVHENLQPQVQNYWPYTEPPSPNAVYSVSHSSAVMSHLPPQANLHQGPVHQHIPQNTGQAPLPIGGEKNEISSFPVANHHMNSFQPENMFRQNIRMTNPWPSQPYQEQFYPQPLLPDSGFVNPITQENKPQKQSQNVSETPSGHTSTNADSGTLSMFFKGDEAENEEILSSEKNDLSGKANYDACQVNSGHMYHQPLHPQQAAASVLSQPQISTSSANEAVQKGMDVQYFSKTISSQHETQTSKNSMYISDDKANVSKARENVGSHYENVENLECIQNQEVLPSEPQNINRSSPSVGSDLYRYGSLPGQLPPKNTVVSHAERGPNLEAPDSLPHPVRSDSVSSNYSNISHKSLSSSTRPQELVGTFIQQESGKPDEESSASFFKQIDSSPLGGDSSEPNVSKNYHSNLSQPPTPSPPKPTGIFQTSANSSFEPVRSHGVGVKPAEVDQAKMVVELRENHPNQKNTKKSTAMPAASPGNLEQPPDNLETIFMPQIHPLPLTVTGEPGNMLQPASGPVVENIQSVPEKRPSTRAQGATKKCESPATTLWAHNELPNFGGNVLLAPAAPAVYVPAKQTVEIIQPPEEGLSSQQPSKPECVPVQPSQHGNASSENLENPPKMGEEEALQSQASSGYASLLSSPPTESLQNHPILIAQPNQSYNLAQPINFSLSLCNQLTRNENHLSLKDPGVEDKPVTGLQAPHGGGILSGENVPLSVMQVGSSVNTPPSSNLSHSNLLQSPVNSSEITSNQSTNLLMQPPSQTPINLAPEGKKNVNSEGCLPEFASKPGSNSAVSPGTNLPSGNASVLLVPPVNTMVPNNNSTNDSHSHEETSGALDFTVTRTLDKSKTSNPVQMHNPLLPCGPIFPQQPVNHASQVEPDTHDKQHFYQQVTKDVQLQAPSDRATQGALLSQQQKQAAQMPQTVPSGQSLVPSNYQMASGIKPTQAPQRQENQVPTNRYYPAGPPEGSSTQPPTSYSQTSPDKQPFSGQSLSAPTSSASVTTSHPAMPTMQQDQNPPPSQTPQDACGPPQNPYYYYRHPYDAYQTPYPQPYPALDPRTAAHLYYQDDGYGQYGPRYQHYDRSNAAYVEPGGYRYAEPERPSSRASQCSDRPPSRQGYTEDYYNPKSGWNDYYADYYANPYNYGDPSRWERYPSAYDSRYRDPRSYDQRYWYDTEQNLYQKREAYPYDNRQDRYEDHWRYDPRFAGSFDDETEPHRDPYGDEFDRRSVHSEHSAHSLRSSHSVHSHQSSFSSRSQQSQVYRSNHDLTANAYETTTQPVSLHTDYPYGGYPANFDGQQPFTDYGYSAETGWPSVEQVPSRPSTPEKFLVPHICARFGPGGHLTKVLPNLPSEGQPALVEIHSMETMLQHMPEQEEMRAFPGPLAKDDTHKVDVINFAQNKATQCFQNENLIDKESASLLWDFIVLLCRQNGTVVGTDIAELLLRDHKTVWLPGKSPNEANLIDFTNEALEQVEEESVEAQLSFLTDSLITTIDSLERETERFRELLLYGRKKDALESAMKHGLWGHALLLASKMDSRTHARVMTRFANSLPINDPLQTVYQLMSGRMPAASTCCGDEKWGDWRPHLAMVLSNLTNNMDVESRTITTMGDTLASKGLLDAAHFCYLMAQIGFGVYTKKTTKLVLIGSNHSLPFLKFATNEAIQRTEAYEYAQSLGTQPCCLPNFQVFKFIYACRLAEMGLAAQAFHYCEVISKTVLKNPYYYSPVLISQLIQISSQLRLFDPQIKEKPEQELFIEPSWLVRLRHLDGQIKDGTIAYNADRSTPQQYACSTPSSELDHISQCDGTGTGQDMGPATENPLLASLLPNMVHPMQGVQLMPSAPQTILEGSAAMTPPSQQETGGGVSFYPVAPPSIGPGSGFAPPGFPNQYGAEQSSLYLGSAVPPGGPPPHAAEPRPEEQLNQETAMQRIPQESPIQKTFPEQREEDFYGKMATMAPGRRSRSTSQSSAHMGYGRRSRTTSESSTHSIGRERCNSAAKQPSPPPPSIPEGKETNKEIRKEPAARKSGANWLRWLMGKGKNEAHLPDDKNKSIVWDEKKQRWVNLDEPEEESKPPPPPPAGFPKAPQTAPPGPGGPPGVNMFSRKAGTRARYVDVLNPSGAKPSGAVPAPSDLFAPLAPMPIPANLFVPNSVPEEQQPMDGSGAREQTLSANQVSTDATTEPQPLHSVPPSGGPPAGTVQFYNPSQFAQSPATTGSSRLGRIGQRKYPTLK